A window from Hoeflea sp. IMCC20628 encodes these proteins:
- a CDS encoding AraC family transcriptional regulator: MSSIKLFRGEFGHVSVLTVSSDLVTHAHTEAHIIIWLEGASGAMMIGDEAVTLGPGIAAAVNSFEPHSHSMSSEDEAGLFLAFYIDPDWARRRYDLPAGAALFARPTIPMDLWLYRAAMQIFELLYDDANIDDLVDYEMERLLDSLLDVARPQSLRLRPLRSQSSLLDFRVRKAIELMKLNICERICFDELARNVGLSRAHFFSLFKEQTRLTPNVYWNTLRMEEARRQLQGSQDSLISVACNLGFTTQGNFSRFFRDHVGVPPIQYRKAAAARIDWPAVFPTER; the protein is encoded by the coding sequence ATGTCATCGATCAAGCTCTTTCGGGGCGAGTTCGGGCATGTTTCCGTGCTCACCGTTTCCAGCGATCTGGTCACCCATGCCCATACCGAGGCGCACATCATCATCTGGCTCGAGGGCGCCTCAGGCGCGATGATGATCGGAGACGAGGCGGTCACGCTCGGACCCGGTATCGCGGCAGCCGTCAATTCGTTCGAGCCGCACAGCCACTCCATGTCCAGTGAAGATGAAGCGGGTCTGTTCTTGGCGTTCTACATCGACCCTGACTGGGCCCGGCGGCGCTATGATCTGCCGGCAGGGGCCGCCTTGTTTGCCCGGCCGACAATCCCGATGGATCTCTGGCTCTATCGCGCGGCCATGCAGATTTTCGAACTGCTTTATGATGATGCCAATATTGATGATCTTGTCGATTATGAAATGGAGCGGTTGCTTGACAGTCTTCTCGATGTGGCGCGTCCGCAATCATTGCGGCTGCGCCCGCTGCGCTCTCAATCCAGCCTGCTCGATTTCCGTGTCCGCAAGGCAATCGAATTGATGAAGCTCAATATCTGCGAACGGATCTGCTTTGACGAACTGGCGCGCAATGTCGGGCTTTCTCGGGCGCATTTCTTTTCGCTGTTCAAGGAACAGACCCGGCTGACACCCAATGTCTACTGGAACACGCTGCGGATGGAGGAGGCGCGGCGTCAATTGCAGGGCTCGCAGGATTCGCTCATTTCCGTTGCCTGCAATCTTGGCTTCACCACTCAAGGCAATTTTTCGCGCTTTTTCAGGGATCATGTCGGGGTCCCGCCGATCCAGTATCGCAAGGCCGCAGCGGCTCGTATCGACTGGCCTGCCGTTTTTCCGACTGAGAGATAA
- a CDS encoding aspartate aminotransferase family protein: MKNSFHNRTAEALKAADLTHHLHPFTDHRALAAEGGPRIITHGEGVYLWDTEGRRLLDGMGGLWCVNIGYGRKELGEVAHRQMDQLAFYNTFFKTSHEPVIELSERLAALTPEGINDFFYANSGSEANDTALRLVRGYWAAEGKPERQVIISREFAYHGSTVAGASLCGLPSMHDVPSLPIPGIVHADGPYAWHAGRDQHDPVYGVEAADAVETKILEVGPENVAAFIGEPVMGAGGVITPPPGYWARVQEICRKYDILLIVDEVICGFGRTGEWFGSHTYDIQPDIICMAKGMSSGYQPISAVGVGARVADALRGRAGVLPHGFTYSGHPVACAVALENIDIIEREGIVEHVRDTVGPCMGDRLGRLTAHPLVGEVRGVGGMWALDLTADKATRAPFDPLGSVATQVRNLCFERGLATRAVREGLVFSPPLIITEPQIDELAGILMSCLDDVAATL, from the coding sequence ATGAAAAACAGTTTTCATAATCGCACTGCGGAGGCTCTGAAGGCAGCCGATCTGACGCATCACCTGCACCCGTTCACCGATCACCGCGCCCTTGCCGCCGAGGGCGGGCCGCGCATCATCACCCATGGCGAGGGCGTCTACCTGTGGGACACAGAAGGGCGCCGGCTGCTGGATGGCATGGGTGGTCTGTGGTGCGTCAATATCGGCTATGGCCGTAAGGAGTTGGGCGAAGTGGCGCATCGCCAGATGGATCAGCTGGCCTTTTACAACACCTTCTTCAAGACCTCGCACGAACCAGTGATCGAACTGTCGGAACGTCTGGCCGCCCTGACGCCCGAAGGTATAAACGACTTCTTCTATGCCAATTCCGGGTCCGAGGCGAATGACACCGCCTTGCGGCTGGTGCGCGGCTATTGGGCGGCTGAGGGCAAGCCCGAGCGCCAGGTCATTATCAGCCGAGAATTTGCTTATCACGGATCGACCGTCGCAGGAGCCAGCCTTTGTGGCCTTCCGTCGATGCATGATGTGCCCAGCCTGCCTATCCCCGGCATTGTCCATGCGGATGGCCCCTATGCGTGGCACGCCGGGCGCGATCAGCACGATCCCGTTTATGGAGTCGAGGCTGCCGATGCCGTCGAGACCAAGATCCTTGAGGTCGGCCCCGAAAACGTCGCCGCCTTCATCGGTGAGCCTGTTATGGGTGCAGGCGGCGTAATTACCCCGCCGCCCGGCTATTGGGCCCGTGTGCAGGAAATTTGCCGCAAATATGATATCCTGCTTATCGTGGATGAGGTGATCTGCGGATTTGGCCGGACCGGCGAATGGTTCGGGTCCCATACATACGACATTCAGCCCGATATCATCTGCATGGCCAAGGGGATGAGCAGCGGTTACCAGCCGATTTCGGCGGTCGGCGTGGGCGCACGAGTGGCTGATGCGCTGCGTGGGCGTGCGGGTGTTCTGCCGCATGGCTTCACCTATTCCGGCCATCCCGTAGCCTGCGCCGTTGCACTGGAAAACATCGATATCATCGAGCGCGAAGGGATCGTCGAACATGTGCGCGACACCGTCGGTCCCTGCATGGGCGACAGACTTGGCCGTCTTACCGCACATCCGCTGGTGGGCGAGGTGCGCGGCGTTGGCGGGATGTGGGCGCTGGACCTAACCGCCGACAAGGCCACGCGGGCGCCGTTCGATCCGCTGGGCTCGGTTGCGACGCAGGTGCGCAACCTCTGTTTCGAGCGCGGCCTTGCCACGCGCGCGGTGCGCGAAGGGCTGGTGTTTTCGCCGCCGCTGATCATAACCGAGCCACAAATCGACGAGTTGGCCGGTATCTTGATGAGCTGTCTGGATGACGTGGCAGCGACGCTCTGA
- a CDS encoding sulfatase-like hydrolase/transferase yields MTKANSETLIDRVSALILNPVTAIVATLACTGFLYALEQAVKHMPFVMLSVLGIATLLFLLSRRIYFSIYTALVVTTLISISSVLKYRTKGFDLHIYDFVFTGTDPKAFAFLLDGFAAYIVPIAGLMLCSLIVLSLIFIWDGKNGMTVLKRGSLVVITFALIPVSYPLAEDEPRYFHYLGGFNASAFFVSFLDLRDAAIGRGIADRFTDMPAVAPFASAGPCETTGPKPDLFVVLSESQTDLSRLNQYGIDQQFSQQFKSADGKHRALRVETFGGGTWISNFSLMTGLSSLDFGWRAPYLTTAMEGKIHQSLATELSRCGYRTAVLMPMDHGFVNEGPFLESIGFDEVLDFNRIGATQYAHHDRFYFEAARAFIEEHRKTDGRPLFLEVQTMFAHSPYSDHLADSDSEISGESGIFELDEYVRRVAQSQKDFEWYLGQAEAESKDHPSIVLEFGDHQSFATRELVHHLYPDFAIDELTSSAYQTYYTVHGMGIELDMGPFDYANLDIGYLGVSLLEAAGMAKSPMFADLAALRDRCEGKLHFCADRAAVDRHLQKRIASNFLSVE; encoded by the coding sequence ATGACGAAAGCAAACAGTGAAACGTTGATTGACAGGGTCTCGGCGTTGATCCTCAATCCGGTGACGGCGATCGTAGCAACACTTGCCTGCACAGGATTTCTATATGCTCTTGAGCAGGCAGTTAAACACATGCCGTTTGTAATGCTCTCGGTTCTGGGCATAGCCACGTTACTTTTCCTCTTGAGCCGGCGTATCTATTTTTCCATCTACACCGCACTTGTGGTGACAACCCTGATATCCATCTCCTCGGTGCTGAAATACCGGACCAAGGGGTTTGATCTTCACATCTACGACTTCGTTTTCACCGGAACCGATCCAAAAGCCTTTGCTTTCCTTCTCGATGGGTTTGCGGCTTATATCGTGCCGATCGCCGGGCTCATGCTCTGCTCCCTCATCGTGCTTTCTCTCATCTTCATTTGGGACGGAAAGAACGGGATGACTGTTCTGAAGCGAGGTTCCCTCGTGGTCATCACCTTTGCGCTGATCCCGGTCAGTTATCCGCTGGCAGAAGACGAGCCGCGGTATTTTCACTATCTCGGCGGCTTCAATGCCTCGGCATTTTTCGTCTCCTTCCTCGACCTCAGGGATGCAGCTATAGGAAGAGGTATCGCCGATCGCTTCACAGACATGCCGGCGGTCGCGCCTTTCGCCTCTGCCGGCCCGTGCGAAACAACGGGACCGAAGCCCGATCTGTTTGTCGTTCTCAGTGAAAGCCAAACCGATCTCAGTCGTCTCAACCAATACGGCATCGACCAGCAGTTTTCCCAGCAGTTCAAATCGGCAGATGGAAAACACCGGGCCCTCCGTGTGGAAACCTTCGGCGGCGGCACCTGGATCTCAAACTTTTCGTTGATGACAGGGCTTTCCAGCCTCGATTTCGGATGGCGGGCTCCCTATCTCACCACCGCGATGGAAGGTAAAATCCATCAATCTCTTGCAACGGAATTGTCCCGTTGCGGATACAGAACCGCGGTGCTGATGCCGATGGATCATGGTTTTGTCAACGAAGGGCCGTTTCTCGAGTCGATCGGTTTTGACGAAGTTCTCGATTTCAATCGCATCGGAGCCACCCAATACGCCCACCACGACCGGTTCTATTTCGAAGCTGCCCGAGCGTTCATTGAAGAGCATCGGAAAACGGACGGCAGACCGCTGTTTCTCGAAGTACAAACCATGTTCGCGCATTCGCCCTATTCGGACCATTTGGCTGACTCTGATTCAGAAATCTCCGGCGAGAGCGGTATCTTTGAACTCGACGAATATGTGCGGCGGGTTGCTCAGTCCCAGAAAGATTTCGAATGGTATCTCGGCCAAGCTGAGGCTGAGAGCAAAGATCACCCTTCCATTGTGTTGGAATTTGGCGACCATCAATCATTTGCCACGCGTGAGCTGGTCCATCATTTGTATCCGGATTTTGCTATCGACGAGCTGACATCATCGGCCTACCAGACCTATTATACCGTTCACGGCATGGGAATTGAACTCGATATGGGTCCGTTTGATTATGCCAACCTCGATATCGGATATTTGGGGGTGTCTTTGCTGGAAGCAGCGGGAATGGCCAAATCTCCCATGTTCGCTGACCTTGCAGCACTCAGGGACCGATGCGAAGGCAAGCTGCATTTCTGCGCGGATCGGGCTGCAGTGGACCGGCACCTGCAAAAACGCATTGCATCGAATTTTCTATCTGTCGAATAG